The Streptomyces sp. NBC_00775 genome includes the window TCGAATAATCCTTCGAGTAAGCCCAGTTGACACTGCTACGGTCCCCACGTGGCGAAACTCAATCAGATCATCGCAGTGGAGAAGGGCGTCAAGTCCAAGTCTCATCAGGACCTGACGGCCGCTCACCATGGCCTGCAGAAACCGGCGTTGCTGGCCGGTATCTCGCGGACGTATCAGCCGAAGGACGAGGAGGGTGAGCAGTTGCCGCCCGAGTCGACTCGGGTGCAGGTGCAGGCTGAGGATGTGTTGCGGGAGACCGCGGGGACGCTGACGCGGCTGTTTGATGTGACCGCCACGAAGGACTGGGCCAACTGCTCGGCGCGGGCGGATGTGACGGTGGACGGGCGGGTGCTCGTTGCCGAGGTGCCGGTGTCGTATCTGCTGTTTCTTGAGAAGCAGCTCACCGATCTCAACGCGTTTGTGCGGAAGTTGCCCGTTCTCGATGCCTCCGAGTCGTGGGTGCAGGACCCGTCCACCGATGCCTGGAAGACCGAGCCGGTGCGGACGCTGCGGACCAAGAAGGTGCCTCGGAACCATGTCAAGGCCGAGGCCACGGAGAAGCATCCCGCTCAGGTCGAGGTGTATTACGAGGACATACCGGTCGGGTACTGGACGACCGTGAAGTTCTCCGGCGCCCTGCCCGCGCGGC containing:
- a CDS encoding DUF7873 family protein; amino-acid sequence: MAKLNQIIAVEKGVKSKSHQDLTAAHHGLQKPALLAGISRTYQPKDEEGEQLPPESTRVQVQAEDVLRETAGTLTRLFDVTATKDWANCSARADVTVDGRVLVAEVPVSYLLFLEKQLTDLNAFVRKLPVLDASESWVQDPSTDAWKTEPVRTLRTKKVPRNHVKAEATEKHPAQVEVYYEDIPVGYWTTVKFSGALPARRVNELLDRVEKLQQAVKFAREEANGVDVVDQRVGDAVFGYLFG